Proteins from a genomic interval of Vanessa atalanta chromosome 28, ilVanAtal1.2, whole genome shotgun sequence:
- the LOC125074668 gene encoding ATP synthase subunit beta, mitochondrial-like yields the protein MKVGACAFLNVPVARFSTQPTKAPKAPPKAPPKASPRRERKEPMKKSSPPPKAPGAGSEGRIIAVIGAVVDVKFDVHLPLILNALEVPGRKPRLILEVAQHLGDSTCRTIAMDGTEGLVRGQPVIDTGAPITIPVGEPTLGRIINVIGEPIDERGPIETDQFAPIHADAPPFVEMSVEQEILVTGIKVVDLLAPYVKGGKIGLFGGAGVGKTVLIMELINNVAKAHGGFSVFAGVGERTREGNDLYNEMKVGGVITDSYKTSKVALVYGQMNEPPGARARVALTGLTLAEHFRDKEGQDVLLFIDNIFRFTQAGSEVSALLGRIPSAVGYQPTLATDMGTMQERITTTKTGSITSVQAVYVPADDLTDPAPATTFAHLDATTVLSRAIAELGVYPAVDPLDSTSRVMDPNIIGPEHYGVARGVQKILQDYKSLQDIIAILGMDELSEDDKLTVARARKIQRFLSQPFQVAEVFTGHVGKMVKLEETIKGFKRILNGELDHIPEAAFYMVGTIEDVIAKSQSLAKNI from the exons ATGAAAGTTGGAGCTTGCGCGTTTTTAAACGTACCAGTTGCGAGA TTCTCGACCCAACCAACCAAAGCACCCAAAGCTCCACCTAAAGCACCACCTAAAGCGTCACCTAGAAGAGAAAGAAAGGAACCGATGAAAAAGTCATCGCCCCCACCTAAGGCTCCGGGTGCTGGATCGGAAGGGAGGATTATTGCAG TAATTGGAGCGGTCGTGGACGTCAAATTCGATGTTCACTTGCCGCTTATTCTAAATGCACTCGAAGTTCCAGGACGAA AACCGCGTCTGATATTGGAAGTCGCTCAACACTTAGGTGATTCCACATGTCGTACAATAGCAATGGACGGTACCGAAGGTCTGGTCCGTGGGCAGCCGGTTATAGATACTGGGGCTCCCATTACAATACCGGTTGGTGAGCCAACGTTGGGCaggattataaatgttattggtGAACCCATTG ACGAACGTGGTCCAATCGAAACGGATCAGTTCGCGCCGATACACGCTGATGCTCCGCCATTTGTAGAGATGTCTGTGGAACAAGAAATTCTCGTCACCGGAATCAAAGTTGTCGATTTACTCGCTCCTTATGTTAAAG GTGGTAAAATCGGTTTATTCGGTGGTGCCGGTGTCGGGAAGACGGTTCTGATCATGGAGCTAATCAATAACGTGGCGAAGGCGCATGGCGGGTTCTCG GTGTTTGCCGGTGTCGGCGAAAGAACGCGCGAAGGTAACGATctatacaatgaaatgaaagtcGGTGGCGTTATCACGGATAGCTACAAAACGTCGAAG GTGGCATTAGTGTACGGTCAGATGAATGAGCCGCCAGGCGCCAGAGCTCGAGTCGCCCTCACAGGACTGACTCTCGCTGAACATTTCCGCGATAAAGAGGGTCAGGACGTGTTGCTGTTTATTGACAACATATTCCGTTTCACCCAAGCGGGGTCTGAG GTATCAGCACTCCTCGGTCGTATTCCGTCCGCAGTGGGCTACCAGCCCACGCTGGCGACGGATATGGGTACGATGCAAGAACGTATCACCACGACGAAGACAGGTTCGATTACAAGTGTACAA GCAGTATACGTACCAGCGGATGATCTGACGGATCCAGCGCCCGCAACGACATTCGCCCACTTGGACGCAACGACAGTTTTATCCCGAGCGATCGCTGAACTGGGAGTGTACCCAGCCGTCGACCCTCTGGACTCGACATCCAGAGTTATGGACCCTAATATCATTGGACCGGAACATTATGGCGTGGCGCGAGGTGTTCAGAAGATTTTGCAG gACTACAAGTCACTCCAGGATATCATCGCCATATTGGGGATGGACGAACTCTCGGAGGATGACAAGTTGACAGTCGCACGGGCTAGGAAGATACAGCGGTTCCTCTCGCAACCGTTTCAG GTGGCGGAGGTGTTCACCGGTCATGTCGGTAAGATGGTGAAGCTGGAAGAAACTATCAAGGGATTTAAaagg ATTCTAAATGGAGAATTGGACCACATACCGGAGGCAGCATTTTATATGGTGGGGACGATTGAAGATGTGATCGCCAAGTCGCAGTCTCTcgctaagaatatttaa
- the LOC125074723 gene encoding uncharacterized protein LOC125074723 yields the protein MLRFKLSKFKQVCSSILLPRILLKNLKYSKELNYYNRALEQFSKVRKSTNSGGKDEATDKQKRIIEKCFDDKSLSASEPEACKRMSKEVKDVENEIIFTPEFYNMKHGERCDTVISRLFKNETVHDTSVDNKESNLAEDAKVQASTAKHEEEKLVQRIEVVDETPHVEAHAPKVEGFNSIPKILGGKTCEMSKSISNDEQTNLDELAKRCLGSPDNELDKIVAQELKRISQNKSQSNCDLDLVQNQCIKETGATNVCRFDRVQPVNLDTVPLIDDVARDYKEGGFIREYSTIFFTKDVDESKIDTPPPLSPYEKPALPFYEYPNKENITPEDDSKMETAAIDENIQETEIIFKDDSLERNTIDQEESQILEGEENLNPKPNINRCHQSILEPKILKTAQEDVCVRNNFIQDNIPTLNIMNSQQLFTSEAETPDMHSDSKDEPQKSSISSTFLPEGDRRTLDLPENTSISANQNPDEYFNISLPDDILTEGETVKRIFAESPVSQNIFYSALPQIELQESTDRAERVAESFLKDSHSVLEPEAKQATSVRKDRIDANLDELISKRDTSCSENSVPLSLLLKYIQERNRLEYCRKIVAKADIKLEGNKNFSGSQGEKSKSKSDCNVKPCPIQPKPKPSSASGPCKIPPCKPKKDPCAKLLPIFLSTMIRRDVSFDIAKHKNTTSPNSEVALTSLSILSEVVIQRIQKLSVQLKFHGNNNCGDAVDYARDFQPWIPIPSWPIPKKEKKRPFVCPKEGCKVPLPQPNKPCKDKQCLGLSKQSFVSRFFAP from the exons atgttaagatttaaattatctaaattcaAGCAAGTTTGTTCTTCAATTTTGCTAccacgtattttattaaaaaacttaaaatattcaaaggagttgaattattataatc GTGCATTAGAGCAGTTCAGTAAAGTTAGAAAAAGTACGAATTCAGGTGGTAAAGATGAAGCAACGGATAAACAAAAGCGTATTATTGAAAAGTGCTTCGATGATAAGTCACTTTCGGCGTCAGAGCCAGAAGCGTGCAAGAGGATGAGTAAAGAAGTAAAGGATGTTgagaatgaaattatttttactccTGAATTTTACAACATGAAACATGGCGAACGATGCGACACGGTTATCTCAAGGCTATTCAAAAATGAAACTGTCCACGATACATCGGTAGATAATAAAGAATCTAATTTAGCTGAAGATGCTAAAGTACAAGCTTCAACAGCGAAGCACGAAGAAGAGAAGTTGGTTCAGAGGATTGAGGTCGTCGATGAAACGCCACATGTTGAAGCGCATGCGCCTAAGGTTGAAGGATTTAATTCAATACCGAAGATATTAGGTGGCAAGACCTGCGAGATGTCCAAATCGATTTCAAACGATGAACAAACAAATCTAGATGAGTTAGCAAAGCGCTGTCTCGGTTCACCGGACAATGAACTAGATAAAATTGTAGCTCAAGAATTAAAGAGAATTTCTCAAAATAAATCGCAGTCGAATTGTGATTTAGATTTAGTTCAAAATCAATGTATAAAAGAAACGGGTGCCACAAATGTATGTCGATTCGATAGGGTTCAGCCAGTAAATTTAGATACAGTACCATTAATTGACGATGTTGCAAGGGATTATAAAGAGGGTGGTTTTATACGAGAATATTCTACAATCTTTTTTACAAAAGATGTTGATGAAAGTAAAATAGATACTCCCCCGCCTCTATCTCCGTATGAAAAACCAGCACTACCTTTTTATGAATATccaaataaagaaaacattacaCCAGAAGATGACTCTAAAATGGAAACAGCCGCAATTGATGAGAATATACAAGAAACAGAGATTATTTTCAAAGATGATTCTCTTGAAAGGAATACTATTGATCAAGAAGAAAGTCAAATACTTGAAGGTGAAGAAAATTTGAACCCTAAGCCTAATATTAATCGATGTCACCAATCAATTTTGGaaccaaaaattttaaaaacagccCAAGAAGATGTCtgtgtaagaaataattttatacaagatAATATACCTACACTGAACATCATGAACAGCCAACAGCTATTTACATCTGAAGCTGAAACGCCAGACATGCACTCTGATTCGAAAGATGAACCTCAAAAGTCTTCAATATCGAGCACATTTTTACCAGAAGGCGATCGTCGAACGTTAGATCTTCCCGAGAATACTTCGATTTCCGCAAACCAAAATCCTGATGAATATTTCAACATCAGTTTACCAGATGATATATTAACAGAGGGTGAGACGGTGAAACGTATATTTGCAGAAAGTCCGGTttcgcaaaatatattttattcggcaTTGCCGCAAATCGAATTACAGGAATCTACAGATAGAGCCGAGAGAGTAGCAGAGAGCTTCTTGAAAGATTCGCATTCAGTATTGGAACCTGAAGCGAAGCAAGCAACATCTGTACGCAAAGATCGCATCGACGCAAATTTAGACGAGCTAATAAGTAAAAGAGATACTTCGTGTTCAGAAAACTCAGTCCCTTTGTccttgcttttaaaatatatacaagaacGAAATCGCTTGGAATACTGTAGAAAAATCGTTGCGAAAGCCGATATTAAGCTTGAGGGAAATAAGAATTTTTCTGGCTCTCAAGGCGAGAAATCCAAGTCTAAAAGTGATTGCAACGTGAAACCTTGCCCGATTCAACCCAAACCAAAACCGTCATCAGCTTCCGGACCGTGCAAAATACCACCTTGTAAACCGAAAAAAGACCCATGCGCGAAGTTATTGCCCATTTTCTTAAGCACAATGATCAGGCGCGATGTTTCTTTTGACATcgcgaaacacaaaaataccacATCCCCGAATTCGGAAGTAGCACTGACCTCTTTATCTATATTAAGCGAAGTCGTGATCCAACGAATTCAGAAATTGAGCGTACAGTTGAAATTTCATGGTAACAATAATTGTGGAGATGCCGTAGATTATGCGAGAGACTTTCAACCCTGGATTCCGATACCATCTTGGCCGATTCCGAAGAAGGAAAAGAAAAGGCCCTTTGTTTGCCCAAAGGAGGGATGTAAAGTTCCTCTTCCTCAGCCCAATAAGCCTTGTAAAGATAAACAATGTCTTGGGCTCTCGAAGCAATCATTTGTTTCAAGATTTTTCGCCCCCTAG
- the LOC125074861 gene encoding phenoloxidase-activating factor 2-like isoform X2, producing MQKGPLKMHIYRTLLTAVGIVLTYGVTVLAEEDIKGDDLEALIHDIFGEPCSLQNDVIGSCVKYYLCNENGTVVTDGKAVLESRNMRGTCSNFLDVCCLYENMNPSINNNNQITQEKSCGWRNHKGLGVQPSNLKEDETKIGEFPWMAVVLRKESSHTKSDTNIRNIYIGGGSIIHPSVVLTAAHVVSGPELFIRAGEWDTQSNNELYPLQDRHISEIVIHDEFNSRNLFNDIALIFLTKPLELAPNVGLVCLPAQNVPVQEGVRCISTGWGKDKYGKNSPFRVVMKKVEVPTINNEICQSALRSTRLGRFFQLHSSFMCAGGEEDVDTCQGDGGSPLVCPIGNDRYIQNGIVAWGISCGLKDTPGAYTNVTNFRSWIDNHVIAKGYDPAVYTY from the exons atgcaAAAAGGACCGTTAAag atgcATATTTACAGAACACTTTTGACAGCTGTCGGAATAGTTTTGACATATGGCGTTACGGTACTAGCCGAAGAAGATATTAAGGGGGATGACCTTGAAGCTCTCATACATGACatatttg GTGAACCCTGTAGTTTACAGAACGACGTTATTGGTTCTTGTGTGAAATACTATCTCTGTAATGAAAATGGCACCGTCGTGACTGATGGCAAAGCCGTCTTAGAATCTCG GAACATGCGGGGCACCTGTTCCAACTTCTTAGATGTTTGTTGTTTATATGAAAACATGAACccttcaattaataataataatcaaataactcAAGAG AAGAGCTGTGGTTGGCGAAATCATAAAGGTTTGGGCGTACAGCCAAGTAACCTCAAGGAAGACGAAACAAAAATAGGCGAGTTTCCCTGGATGGCGGTTGTTTTAAG AAAAGAATCGAGCCATACGAAGAGCGATACAAACATTCGGAACATATACATCGGCGGTGGGTCCATCATTCACCCAAGCGTGGTGCTGACAGCAGCTCACGTTGTTTCCGGTCCTGAGCTGTTCATCCGCGCTGGAGAATGGGACACGCAGTCAAATAACGAGCTGTATCCCTTGCAGGATAGGCATATCAGCGAAATTGTTATTCACGACGAGTTTAATAGTC gtaacTTGTTCAACGACATCGCTCTCATATTCCTGACGAAGCCACTAGAATTGGCGCCCAACGTGGGACTCGTTTGTTTGCCGGCACAGAATGTACCAGTGCAAGAAGGCGTGAGATGCATATCAACAGGTTGGGGCAAAGACAAATATGGAAAAAATAGCCCTTTCCGAGTTGTTATGAAGAAA GTGGAAGTACCGACAATAAATAATGAGATATGTCAATCAGCGTTGCGCTCGACCCGTTTGGGTAGATTCTTCCAACTGCACTCCTCCTTTATGTGCGCTGGTGGGGAGGAGGATGTAGATACCTGTCAAGGGGACGGCGGCTCGCCCCTCGTGTGTCCAATTGGT AATGATCGCTACATCCAGAATGGTATAGTCGCCTGGGGAATCAGCTGTGGGTTGAAGGACACGCCTGGCGCTTACACCAACGTCACCAACTTCAGGTCATGGATCGATAATCATGTCATAGCCAAAGGATACGACCCTGCAGTATAtacttattga
- the LOC125074861 gene encoding phenoloxidase-activating factor 2-like isoform X1, translated as MQKGPLKMHIYRTLLTAVGIVLTYGVTVLAEEDIKGDDLEALIHDIFGEPCSLQNDVIGSCVKYYLCNENGTVVTDGKAVLESRNMRGTCSNFLDVCCLYENMNPSINNNNQITQEKKSCGWRNHKGLGVQPSNLKEDETKIGEFPWMAVVLRKESSHTKSDTNIRNIYIGGGSIIHPSVVLTAAHVVSGPELFIRAGEWDTQSNNELYPLQDRHISEIVIHDEFNSRNLFNDIALIFLTKPLELAPNVGLVCLPAQNVPVQEGVRCISTGWGKDKYGKNSPFRVVMKKVEVPTINNEICQSALRSTRLGRFFQLHSSFMCAGGEEDVDTCQGDGGSPLVCPIGNDRYIQNGIVAWGISCGLKDTPGAYTNVTNFRSWIDNHVIAKGYDPAVYTY; from the exons atgcaAAAAGGACCGTTAAag atgcATATTTACAGAACACTTTTGACAGCTGTCGGAATAGTTTTGACATATGGCGTTACGGTACTAGCCGAAGAAGATATTAAGGGGGATGACCTTGAAGCTCTCATACATGACatatttg GTGAACCCTGTAGTTTACAGAACGACGTTATTGGTTCTTGTGTGAAATACTATCTCTGTAATGAAAATGGCACCGTCGTGACTGATGGCAAAGCCGTCTTAGAATCTCG GAACATGCGGGGCACCTGTTCCAACTTCTTAGATGTTTGTTGTTTATATGAAAACATGAACccttcaattaataataataatcaaataactcAAGAG aAGAAGAGCTGTGGTTGGCGAAATCATAAAGGTTTGGGCGTACAGCCAAGTAACCTCAAGGAAGACGAAACAAAAATAGGCGAGTTTCCCTGGATGGCGGTTGTTTTAAG AAAAGAATCGAGCCATACGAAGAGCGATACAAACATTCGGAACATATACATCGGCGGTGGGTCCATCATTCACCCAAGCGTGGTGCTGACAGCAGCTCACGTTGTTTCCGGTCCTGAGCTGTTCATCCGCGCTGGAGAATGGGACACGCAGTCAAATAACGAGCTGTATCCCTTGCAGGATAGGCATATCAGCGAAATTGTTATTCACGACGAGTTTAATAGTC gtaacTTGTTCAACGACATCGCTCTCATATTCCTGACGAAGCCACTAGAATTGGCGCCCAACGTGGGACTCGTTTGTTTGCCGGCACAGAATGTACCAGTGCAAGAAGGCGTGAGATGCATATCAACAGGTTGGGGCAAAGACAAATATGGAAAAAATAGCCCTTTCCGAGTTGTTATGAAGAAA GTGGAAGTACCGACAATAAATAATGAGATATGTCAATCAGCGTTGCGCTCGACCCGTTTGGGTAGATTCTTCCAACTGCACTCCTCCTTTATGTGCGCTGGTGGGGAGGAGGATGTAGATACCTGTCAAGGGGACGGCGGCTCGCCCCTCGTGTGTCCAATTGGT AATGATCGCTACATCCAGAATGGTATAGTCGCCTGGGGAATCAGCTGTGGGTTGAAGGACACGCCTGGCGCTTACACCAACGTCACCAACTTCAGGTCATGGATCGATAATCATGTCATAGCCAAAGGATACGACCCTGCAGTATAtacttattga